The sequence CCGACCTGCTCTGCCTGCAGACGCACGCGCAGTCCGCCGCGGATGTACCGGAGATCGGCTCGGCACTGCGTCGCGGCTACGCGAGCGTGACCGAGTTCGTGTTCTCACGCAGCGGGGCGCCGGACGCGAGCGTCCAGCGCTTCCTGGCGTTCACCCAACTCTGCCAGCTCATCGCGACGCTCGGCATCACCGAGCCGACCGAGCACTGGACCCGCGTCATCACGCACGGCTTCCCGCTGCACCCGGCCGAGACCGCGCGACCCCAGGACGATCACGAGCCCCGGCGGCTAGGCTGACGAACGTGGCCGACCCCGACGGCGTGACCGCCAACACCCGCGACATCGAATCCACGGTCGTGACCGATTTCGCGGATCGCATGAGCTACGCCGGGTACCTCGACCTGCCGACGCTGCTGTCGGCGCAGCGCCCGCTCTCGCGGCCCGAGCACCACGACGAGCTGCTGTTCATCGTCCAGCACCAGACGACCGAGCTCTGGCTGAAGCTGGTCCTGCACGAGCTCGAGACCGCGTGCGAGCTGCTCCGCGCCGATGAGCTCGCGCCCGCACTCAAGTGCATCGCCCGGGTGAAGCACATCCAGAAGACGCTCACCGAGCAGTGGTCGGTGCTCGCGACGCTCACACCCACCGAGTACGCCGAGTTCCGCGGCATCCTCGGTCAGGCGAGCGGCTTCCAGTCGTATCAGTACCGCGCGGTCGAGTTCGTGCTCGGCAACAAGCATGCGGGCATGCTGCGCACGTTCGAGGCGGATGCCACGGCCACCGCCGTGCTCACGCGAGCCCTCGAGGCGCCGAGTCTGTACGACGAGGTCCTGCGACTGCTCGCGCGAGCGGGGCATCCGGTGCCGCCCGCCGTCCTCGAGCGCGATGTGACCCAGGCGTGGACCTTCCAACCCGACCTGGTGCCCGTCTTCCAGGCGATCTATGCCGACGCGCGCGGCAACTGGGCGGCGTACGAGACGTGCGAAGAGCTCGTGGATCTGGAAGACAACTTCCAGCTCTGGCGGTTCCGGCACCTCAAGACCGTCGAACGCATCATCGGCTCGAAGCCCGGCACGGGTGGTTCGAGCGGCTCGGCCTTCCTCGCCCGCGCGCTCGAGCTCACCTTCTTCCCCGAGCTCTACGCGGTCCGCACCGAGATCGGCGGGTGACGGATGCCTCCGGCTGACGCCGCCCCGGGCGCGCTCGAGGTGCTCGACCTCGGGCCGCACGCACAGCCCGCACGGCGTTCGCTGAGCGGCGGGCACCCGGGTGAGACGGGCACCATGCTGCCGCCGTTCATCGACCACCACGTGCACCTCGAGCTGTTCGAGCCCGACCACCTCGCAGCGGGCGGCATCGCCGCGGTCGTCGACCTCGGCGCGAACCCGTCGGTCGTGGCGCGGTTCGCCGCGCGGGATCCGCTTCCGCATGTGCAGTTCGCCGGGCAGTTCCTGACCGCGCCGGGCGGATATCCGGCGGGCCGGTCCTGGCTTCCCGCGGGCGCCCTGCGCGAGGTGCGCAGCGTCGTCGCTGCGCCCGCGAACGGACGCGGCAGTCTCTACGACGCCGCCGAGACGGCGGTCGACGAGCAGGTGCGATTCGGGGCATCCGTCATCAAAGTCGTCCTGAACAGCACCGCGGGACCCGTCTTCGACCCGGCCACCCTCGATGCCGTGCTGCGCGCCGCGCGCGCCCGCGGGCGCCCCGTCGCCGTGCACGCCGAGGGCCCCGGCATGGCCGAGCTCGCGATCGACGCCGGCGTCGACGTGCTCGTGCACACGCCGTGGACCGACGAGCTGCCGCCCGTGCTCGTGGCGCGCGCTGCGCGCGCGGGCCAGGCCTGGATCTCCACACTCGACATCCACGGGCACGGCGCGGCGACCACCGACGCCGCGCGGGCGCGCTCGAACCTCTC is a genomic window of Agromyces protaetiae containing:
- a CDS encoding tryptophan 2,3-dioxygenase; translated protein: MSYAGYLDLPTLLSAQRPLSRPEHHDELLFIVQHQTTELWLKLVLHELETACELLRADELAPALKCIARVKHIQKTLTEQWSVLATLTPTEYAEFRGILGQASGFQSYQYRAVEFVLGNKHAGMLRTFEADATATAVLTRALEAPSLYDEVLRLLARAGHPVPPAVLERDVTQAWTFQPDLVPVFQAIYADARGNWAAYETCEELVDLEDNFQLWRFRHLKTVERIIGSKPGTGGSSGSAFLARALELTFFPELYAVRTEIGG
- a CDS encoding amidohydrolase family protein → MPPADAAPGALEVLDLGPHAQPARRSLSGGHPGETGTMLPPFIDHHVHLELFEPDHLAAGGIAAVVDLGANPSVVARFAARDPLPHVQFAGQFLTAPGGYPAGRSWLPAGALREVRSVVAAPANGRGSLYDAAETAVDEQVRFGASVIKVVLNSTAGPVFDPATLDAVLRAARARGRPVAVHAEGPGMAELAIDAGVDVLVHTPWTDELPPVLVARAARAGQAWISTLDIHGHGAATTDAARARSNLSRFARAGGRVLYGTDLGNGVLPIGVNAREVSALAGAGLSAPVVVAALTDPWPHHEASAWSMDGLATFVPGPPPARLDHLGTWLAGARVLPVEDLEMIDR